From a single Kitasatospora azatica KCTC 9699 genomic region:
- a CDS encoding response regulator transcription factor, translating into MPFLLLIEDDDAIRTGLELALTRQGHRVAAAASGEDGLRLFKEQRPDLIVLDVMLPGIDGFEVCRRIRRSDQLPIILLTARSDDIDVVVGLESGADDYVVKPVQPRVLDARIRAVLRRGERENSDSSAFGSVVIDRSAMTVTKDGEDLQLTPTELRLLLELSRRPGQALSRQQLLRLVWEHDYLGDSRLVDACVQRLRAKVEDVPSAPTLIRTVRGVGYRLDPPA; encoded by the coding sequence GTGCCTTTCCTCCTACTGATCGAGGACGACGACGCCATCCGTACCGGCCTCGAACTCGCCCTCACCCGCCAGGGCCACCGCGTGGCCGCCGCTGCCTCGGGCGAGGACGGCCTGCGGCTGTTCAAGGAGCAGCGCCCCGACCTGATCGTGCTGGACGTGATGCTGCCCGGCATCGACGGCTTCGAGGTCTGCCGCCGGATCCGGCGCTCCGACCAGCTGCCGATCATCCTGCTGACCGCGCGCTCGGACGACATCGACGTGGTGGTGGGTCTGGAGTCAGGGGCCGACGACTACGTGGTCAAGCCGGTGCAGCCACGGGTGCTGGACGCCCGGATCCGCGCGGTGCTGCGCCGCGGCGAGCGGGAGAACTCGGACTCCTCGGCCTTCGGCTCGGTGGTGATCGACCGCTCGGCGATGACCGTCACCAAGGACGGCGAGGACCTCCAGCTCACCCCGACCGAGCTGCGGCTGCTGCTGGAGCTCAGCCGCCGGCCCGGTCAGGCGCTCTCCCGCCAGCAGTTGCTGCGGCTGGTCTGGGAGCACGACTACCTGGGCGACTCGCGCCTGGTGGACGCCTGTGTGCAGCGGCTGCGGGCCAAGGTGGAGGACGTCCCGTCGGCACCGACCCTGATTCGCACGGTGCGCGGGGTGGGCTATCGTCTGGACCCGCCCGCCTGA
- a CDS encoding AraC family transcriptional regulator — MDVLSDAITVMRTGRPHAGRHPRVGRWGIRFPDSGGIGFHSVLRGSVWLYPPDGAEPFRLDPGDLALLPHGRGYGLADAPDAELRPARMDPDGRLRPQPTPADPDDPDASRTLCGAYLLNQARPHPLIAELPPVLRLTTAGGRHPALRAVIELLDAELTDRQPGADAAVQSLLDTLLLYTLRAWFAEQSARTTTGWATALQDRAIAAALGAIHADPAHPWTVEELGALAGLSRAAFARRFTALVGQPPLAYLTWWRMTTAGRLLRESDAPLRSVAQQTGYLSEFAFAKAFKREYALPPGRYRDRTA; from the coding sequence ATGGACGTGCTCAGCGACGCGATCACCGTGATGCGCACCGGGCGGCCGCATGCCGGACGCCATCCGCGGGTCGGACGGTGGGGGATCCGCTTCCCGGACAGCGGGGGGATCGGGTTCCACTCGGTACTGCGCGGCTCGGTCTGGCTCTACCCGCCGGACGGCGCCGAGCCGTTCCGACTCGACCCGGGCGACCTGGCACTGCTCCCGCACGGCCGCGGCTACGGGCTGGCCGACGCCCCGGACGCCGAGCTGCGCCCCGCCCGGATGGACCCGGACGGCCGGCTGCGCCCGCAACCCACTCCCGCCGACCCGGACGACCCGGACGCCAGCCGCACCCTCTGCGGCGCCTACCTGCTCAACCAGGCCCGCCCGCACCCGCTGATCGCCGAGCTGCCCCCGGTGCTGCGACTGACCACCGCCGGCGGCCGCCACCCCGCACTGCGTGCCGTGATCGAGCTGCTGGACGCCGAACTGACGGACCGTCAGCCCGGTGCGGACGCGGCCGTCCAGTCCCTGCTGGACACCCTGCTGCTCTACACCCTGCGCGCCTGGTTCGCCGAGCAGTCCGCCCGCACCACCACCGGCTGGGCCACCGCCCTGCAGGACCGGGCGATCGCCGCCGCCCTGGGCGCCATCCACGCCGACCCCGCCCACCCCTGGACGGTCGAGGAGCTCGGCGCCCTGGCCGGCCTGTCCCGCGCCGCCTTCGCCCGCCGCTTCACCGCCCTGGTCGGCCAACCCCCGCTCGCCTACCTCACCTGGTGGCGGATGACCACCGCCGGCCGACTGCTCCGCGAATCCGACGCCCCACTCCGGAGCGTCGCCCAACAGACCGGCTACCTCAGCGAGTTCGCCTTCGCCAAGGCCTTCAAACGCGAATACGCCCTCCCCCCGGGCCGGTATCGCGACCGAACCGCGTGA
- a CDS encoding SigE family RNA polymerase sigma factor, whose translation MNATLETRGILDANRPAVHGVRSSQRGRVERGSGTLRVDLCRVSGGSARVHGGNSGGTFGGNAGGNKGTTILRLAPIEQRVPQQGQQGGAQGEHSAAEVDHLTEFTAYVRERRASLYATAYHLTGDRFEAEDLLQSALFSTYRAWGRITDKAAVGGYLRRTMTNLHISAWRRRKLNEYPTEELPETVGDTDAMGGTELRAVLWQALAKLPENQRTMLVLRYYEGRTDPEIADILNISVGTVKSSIWRALRRLREDEQLNRTGDTNHAFGELVA comes from the coding sequence ATGAACGCAACGCTTGAGACCCGGGGCATCCTGGATGCGAACCGCCCGGCCGTCCACGGTGTGCGCTCGTCACAGCGCGGTCGGGTGGAGCGGGGCTCGGGGACCCTGCGGGTCGACCTCTGCCGGGTGAGCGGCGGGAGCGCACGGGTCCACGGGGGGAACAGCGGGGGGACCTTCGGGGGGAATGCCGGGGGGAACAAGGGGACCACGATTCTTCGGCTCGCGCCGATAGAGCAGCGCGTCCCGCAGCAGGGCCAGCAGGGAGGCGCGCAGGGGGAGCACTCGGCCGCCGAGGTGGACCACCTCACGGAGTTCACCGCGTACGTGCGCGAGCGTCGCGCCTCCCTGTACGCCACTGCCTACCACCTGACCGGTGACCGCTTCGAGGCCGAGGACCTGCTGCAGAGCGCGCTCTTCAGCACCTACCGGGCCTGGGGCCGGATCACCGACAAGGCCGCGGTCGGCGGCTACCTGCGCCGCACCATGACCAACCTGCACATCTCGGCCTGGCGCCGGCGCAAGCTCAACGAGTACCCGACCGAGGAGCTGCCGGAGACGGTCGGCGACACCGACGCGATGGGCGGCACCGAGCTGCGCGCCGTGCTGTGGCAGGCACTGGCCAAGCTCCCGGAGAACCAGCGCACCATGCTGGTGCTGCGCTACTACGAGGGCCGCACCGACCCGGAGATCGCCGACATCCTCAACATCAGCGTCGGCACCGTGAAGAGCAGCATCTGGCGCGCCCTGCGTCGGCTGCGCGAGGACGAGCAGCTCAACCGCACCGGCGACACCAACCACGCCTTCGGCGAGCTGGTCGCCTGA